Proteins encoded in a region of the Candidatus Brocadia sp. genome:
- a CDS encoding HlyD family efflux transporter periplasmic adaptor subunit: MSKKSLMWIIPVVVVAGAAFFGYQYWKSKKYALPEGIASGNGRIESKLVDVAAKEPLRVKEILVDEGDRVEPGQVLVRLDTITLDAELAQAKANVAATQERLAIANAAIARAKSEIELARIEVERTRKLVEERAGSQREYDVRRTALETTTAALAEEEARLQTARQEVEVAQANVLTIQTRIDDATLRSPVRGRVLYRLAEVGEVLAPGGKALTLVNLKDIYMEIFLPAQQAAKLKIGVEGRITLDHAPGLAAAGYVSFVSPEAQFTPKQVETRSEREKLMFRVKIQVPEELAVAYMDYVKTGVRGVGYVKVDESAVWPHWLQNLLTLPSKAIEHPREVP, from the coding sequence ATCTCCAAAAAGTCTTTGATGTGGATCATTCCGGTAGTCGTTGTCGCGGGCGCTGCGTTCTTCGGTTATCAGTATTGGAAGTCAAAGAAATACGCGCTGCCGGAGGGGATCGCCTCGGGTAACGGCCGGATCGAGAGCAAACTGGTCGATGTCGCCGCCAAGGAACCGCTCAGGGTCAAGGAAATCCTCGTCGATGAGGGCGATCGTGTCGAACCTGGTCAGGTGCTGGTAAGGCTGGACACTATCACGCTGGATGCCGAGCTGGCTCAGGCCAAGGCAAACGTCGCCGCCACGCAGGAGCGCCTGGCGATCGCCAACGCCGCCATCGCCAGGGCAAAAAGCGAGATTGAACTTGCCAGGATAGAGGTCGAACGCACCCGAAAACTCGTCGAAGAACGCGCCGGCTCGCAGCGTGAGTACGATGTCCGCAGGACGGCATTGGAAACAACCACGGCCGCACTCGCGGAAGAGGAAGCGAGGCTGCAAACCGCCAGGCAAGAGGTCGAAGTCGCGCAGGCAAACGTATTGACGATCCAGACCCGCATCGACGATGCGACGCTCAGGTCCCCAGTCCGCGGAAGAGTACTTTATCGCCTGGCCGAGGTTGGCGAGGTCCTGGCTCCCGGCGGGAAAGCACTGACGTTAGTGAACTTGAAAGACATCTATATGGAGATATTCCTTCCCGCACAACAGGCCGCCAAGTTGAAGATTGGCGTCGAAGGGCGGATTACCCTTGACCATGCTCCCGGCCTCGCAGCGGCCGGGTATGTGAGCTTCGTGTCCCCGGAGGCGCAATTCACTCCCAAGCAGGTCGAGACACGCAGCGAGCGTGAGAAGCTGATGTTCCGCGTCAAGATACAGGTGCCTGAAGAGCTGGCCGTCGCTTACATGGATTACGTCAAGACGGGCGTCCGGGGTGTCGGATATGTCAAGGTGGATGAATCCGCTGTCTGGCCGCACTGGCTGCAGAATCTCTTGACGCTGCCCTCAAAGGCGATTGAACACCCCAGGGAGGTGCCTTGA
- a CDS encoding ABC transporter ATP-binding protein/permease, whose protein sequence is MLPPASQSAGTPVVSIKDVTHRYGSVVALDGISLDIPGGLMVGIIGPDGVGKSTLMALVAGSKKLQEGKVTVLGGDIADVRHRNTVCPRIAYMPQGLGKNLYLELSVHENVDFMARLFGLSAAERPSRVKELLDATGLGPFPDRPAGKLSGGMKQKVGLCGALVHEPDLLILDEPTTGVDPLSRRQFWKLIDDIREGRPSMSVVISTAYMDEAQRWDWIVAMDAGRVLATGTPAELMERTSTKDLEQCFIALLPEEKRTGHKEVTIPPRVETKSEIVIEAKDLTRRFGNFTAVDHVSLSIERSEIFGFLGSNGCGKSTTMKMLTGLLPPTEGTATLFGGQSVEAGSIEVRNHIGYMTQAFSLYGELTVRQNLVLDARLYHIPPEKAKARIGQLVEKFGLGPYLDSLAEDLPLGMRQRLSLAVAVLHEPELLILDEPTSGVDPVARDSFWELLIDLSRKQGVTIFVTTHFMNEAMRCDRISLMHAGKVLACDAPQKLIEERGTDTLEDAFIGYMEDAIGDAAVKGENKNKDEDKTSISVSSGKQPATKPTVPDHRAGWFSLVRMLAYTNNETMQIRRDPVRLAFAFIGSLLLMIVFGFGITSDVEHIRYASFDLDQSPESRLYLEQFTGSQRYFSLTPPIRSAEEALERLQSNDISLVVEVPPDFGRDFRRGSQPDVSVAVDGADPYRGETIAQYAKGVHDTLLRDPASELSSGHEKYTANFQTRFMYNPTFESIYSIVPSVPSLLLVLIPAVLMAVSVVREKELGSIINFYVTPTGRLEYLVGKQLPYIVIGMMNYFILVAMALVIFGVPIKGSFLMLTLCTLLYLIVTTGIGMLISTFTSSQVAAVFVTAILTILPTTQFSGLLQPVSTLEGRARFIGSIWPTSYYMHASVGAYTKGLGVDFLMQDVIFLACCIPILLTVSVISMRKQEK, encoded by the coding sequence ATGTTGCCCCCCGCGTCTCAATCTGCTGGCACGCCGGTGGTCTCCATTAAGGACGTCACCCATCGCTATGGAAGCGTTGTGGCGCTCGATGGCATTTCCCTCGATATTCCAGGCGGCCTCATGGTTGGCATCATCGGGCCTGACGGCGTCGGCAAGTCCACGCTTATGGCCCTCGTCGCCGGATCCAAGAAACTGCAGGAAGGGAAAGTAACTGTCCTGGGCGGGGACATCGCTGATGTCCGGCACCGAAATACCGTGTGCCCGCGGATCGCCTACATGCCCCAGGGCCTGGGCAAGAATCTCTACCTGGAGCTCAGCGTTCATGAGAACGTTGACTTCATGGCGAGGCTCTTCGGACTATCCGCTGCGGAGCGTCCGAGCCGCGTCAAAGAACTACTCGATGCCACCGGACTCGGCCCGTTTCCCGACCGTCCTGCCGGCAAGCTCTCGGGCGGAATGAAACAAAAGGTGGGACTCTGCGGCGCATTGGTCCACGAACCGGACCTTCTCATCCTCGATGAGCCCACCACCGGCGTCGATCCGCTCTCCCGCCGGCAGTTTTGGAAGCTCATTGATGATATCCGTGAAGGCCGCCCCAGCATGAGCGTCGTCATTTCCACCGCTTACATGGATGAGGCGCAACGGTGGGACTGGATCGTTGCGATGGATGCCGGACGTGTGCTGGCGACAGGAACACCGGCGGAGTTGATGGAGCGGACAAGCACTAAAGATTTGGAGCAATGCTTCATCGCCCTGTTGCCGGAGGAGAAACGCACCGGTCACAAAGAGGTAACCATCCCGCCTCGGGTAGAAACCAAATCGGAAATCGTCATCGAGGCCAAGGACCTGACGCGCCGCTTTGGCAATTTCACTGCGGTTGACCACGTCAGTCTGTCTATCGAACGCAGCGAGATCTTCGGCTTCCTGGGCTCCAACGGCTGTGGTAAATCCACGACCATGAAGATGTTGACGGGGCTGCTGCCCCCCACCGAAGGTACCGCGACGCTCTTCGGCGGCCAGTCTGTCGAAGCCGGAAGCATCGAGGTGCGTAATCACATCGGCTACATGACGCAGGCATTCTCACTTTACGGCGAACTGACCGTGCGCCAGAACCTGGTACTTGATGCACGCCTGTATCACATCCCACCTGAAAAGGCCAAAGCACGCATCGGGCAGTTGGTGGAGAAATTCGGTCTGGGCCCATATCTCGATTCGTTGGCCGAGGACCTGCCTCTGGGCATGCGTCAGCGGCTTTCACTGGCGGTCGCCGTTCTGCACGAGCCGGAATTGTTGATTCTGGATGAGCCCACATCGGGGGTTGACCCGGTGGCCCGGGACAGCTTCTGGGAACTCCTGATCGATCTTTCACGGAAACAGGGCGTGACGATCTTCGTCACCACGCATTTCATGAATGAAGCGATGCGCTGTGACCGAATTTCGCTGATGCATGCGGGTAAGGTGCTGGCGTGCGACGCCCCTCAGAAACTCATAGAGGAGCGCGGCACCGATACCCTCGAGGATGCCTTCATTGGCTATATGGAGGATGCCATTGGCGACGCCGCGGTCAAAGGTGAAAATAAGAACAAGGACGAGGACAAGACGTCAATCAGCGTATCCTCTGGCAAGCAGCCTGCGACCAAACCAACAGTGCCGGATCACCGCGCAGGCTGGTTCAGCCTTGTTCGGATGCTCGCCTACACGAACAATGAAACTATGCAGATCCGCCGTGACCCGGTGCGACTGGCCTTCGCCTTTATTGGTTCGTTATTACTGATGATCGTCTTTGGCTTCGGAATCACCTCCGACGTCGAACACATTCGCTATGCCTCTTTCGATCTTGATCAGTCACCGGAAAGCCGTTTGTATCTGGAACAGTTCACGGGGTCTCAGCGTTACTTCAGTCTTACGCCGCCAATCAGATCTGCCGAGGAGGCGCTGGAAAGGCTGCAATCGAATGACATCTCGCTGGTTGTTGAAGTTCCGCCGGATTTCGGCAGGGATTTCCGCAGAGGCTCCCAACCGGATGTATCGGTGGCGGTGGACGGGGCCGACCCATACCGTGGGGAGACAATCGCACAGTATGCGAAAGGGGTGCACGATACGTTGCTGCGCGACCCCGCCAGCGAATTGTCCTCTGGTCATGAGAAGTACACTGCCAATTTCCAGACACGTTTTATGTACAATCCCACGTTCGAAAGCATTTACTCGATCGTACCGAGTGTTCCTTCCCTGCTGCTGGTATTGATACCGGCGGTGCTCATGGCGGTTAGCGTCGTGCGCGAAAAGGAGCTTGGCTCAATCATCAACTTCTATGTCACGCCAACAGGCAGGCTGGAGTACCTCGTGGGAAAGCAACTCCCCTACATTGTGATCGGCATGATGAACTACTTTATCCTGGTCGCCATGGCGCTGGTCATCTTCGGCGTCCCCATCAAGGGAAGTTTCCTCATGCTGACTCTGTGCACGCTGTTGTACCTTATTGTGACAACCGGCATCGGCATGTTAATTTCGACGTTCACGAGCAGCCAGGTCGCGGCCGTCTTTGTTACTGCAATTCTGACTATTTTGCCGACTACACAATTTTCCGGTTTGTTACAGCCGGTCTCGACACTTGAGGGTCGAGCCCGGTTCATCGGCTCGATCTGGCCGACATCTTACTACATGCATGCCAGCGTAGGCGCGTACACCAAGGGGCTCGGGGTTGACTTTCTGATGCAGGACGTTATTTTTCTTGCCTGTTGCATCCCGATTCTCCTGACGGTGAGCGTCATAAGTATGAGAAAACAGGAGAAATAG
- the fba gene encoding class II fructose-1,6-bisphosphate aldolase, with translation MALVSSKKMFQMAYKNGYAIGAFNVNNMEIIQGIIAAVREEKAPVILQISKGAREYASISYLRAIIDVAVKENPDIPVCIHLDHGDTFELCKQCIDDGYTSVMIDASHFPFEENVRLTRKVVEYAHARGVVVEAELGQLGGIEEHVVGVSADDVLKHLTDPNQAVEFVEKTGCDSLAIACGTSHGAYKFKTEPKIAFDVIEAVGKKLPGFPLVMHGASSVLPEFRELINKYGGKMPDAMGVPESAISRAAKMAVCKVNIDTDLRMAMTASIRQVFAERPDEFDPRKYLGPAREAIAGMVKHKLTVLCCAGKAAECC, from the coding sequence ATGGCGCTTGTTTCATCAAAGAAAATGTTTCAGATGGCTTACAAGAACGGCTACGCCATTGGCGCGTTCAATGTCAACAATATGGAGATTATTCAGGGTATCATAGCTGCCGTTCGGGAAGAAAAGGCGCCTGTTATTCTCCAGATTTCAAAAGGGGCGCGTGAATACGCAAGCATAAGTTATCTGAGAGCTATTATTGATGTTGCTGTGAAGGAAAACCCTGATATTCCTGTCTGCATACACCTTGACCACGGCGATACCTTTGAACTTTGCAAGCAGTGTATTGATGATGGTTATACTTCCGTCATGATTGACGCCTCCCATTTCCCTTTTGAGGAGAATGTCAGGCTTACCAGGAAAGTCGTTGAATATGCACACGCCCGCGGAGTGGTCGTTGAGGCCGAATTAGGTCAGCTCGGCGGTATCGAAGAGCATGTTGTCGGCGTAAGCGCTGATGATGTATTAAAGCACCTGACCGACCCAAACCAGGCTGTCGAGTTTGTTGAAAAGACCGGCTGCGATTCGCTTGCCATTGCCTGTGGTACCAGTCATGGTGCGTACAAGTTCAAAACCGAACCGAAAATCGCTTTTGACGTAATTGAGGCTGTCGGCAAAAAGCTTCCCGGTTTTCCGCTGGTGATGCATGGGGCAAGCAGTGTTCTGCCTGAGTTCAGGGAATTGATCAACAAGTACGGAGGGAAGATGCCTGATGCAATGGGTGTGCCTGAGAGCGCTATCTCCAGGGCGGCAAAAATGGCGGTCTGCAAGGTCAATATCGATACAGATCTGCGTATGGCGATGACTGCCAGTATACGGCAGGTTTTTGCCGAAAGGCCCGACGAGTTCGACCCTCGCAAGTATCTTGGCCCTGCCAGGGAGGCTATTGCGGGCATGGTAAAGCATAAACTCACTGTTTTGTGTTGTGCAGGAAAAGCCGCCGAGTGCTGTTAA
- a CDS encoding phosphoketolase family protein has product MENPLTNKELELMNAYWRACNYLSVGMIYLKDNPLLREPLKPEHVKHRLLGHWGASPALSFVWVHLNRMIVKHDLNVIFVAGPGHGAPGVLGPAYLEGTYSEIYPDKSEDADGMQKFFKQFSFPGHIGSHVTPETPGSIHEGGELGYSLSHAYGMALDNPDLIVACVVGDGEAETGPLATAWHSNKFINPVRDGAVLPILNLNGYKIANPTILARISHEELEALFVGYGYKPYFVEGSDPAEMHKKMAVTLEETIGEIRAQQKTARESNNPFRPHWPMIVLRSPKGWTGPKEIKGHKVEGFWRSHQVPFADVRDNPENLKLLEDWMRSYKPEELFDAGGKLAPELKALAPRGNRRMSANPHANGGLLRKELKLPDFRKYAVEVSSRGTVQYENTKPLGEYLRDVMKNNMTSFRVFGPDETASNRLQAIYEVSKKTWMADMLPEDADGGELARDGRVMEMLSEHTLIGWLEGYLLTGRHGFFHTYEAFAHVIDSMFNQHAKWLDICKNHVPWRASVASENILLSSTVWRQDHNGFSHQDPGFIDLVTNKSPSVTRIYLPPDANTLLAVADHCLRSTDYINVIVADKQKHLQFTAIDEAIVHCAKGLGIWGRASTDAGEEPDVVLASCGDVATMEALAAAAILRERVPDLKLRFVNVVDLFKLQPASEHPHGSTEREFDSLFTTDKPIIFNFHGYPWLIHKLSYRFRGHDNLHVRGYKEKGNINTPLELAMLNETSRFHLVIDIIDRVPKLRTKAAHLKEQMKNAIIDNLRYAHEQGTDRPEIANWTWPY; this is encoded by the coding sequence ATGGAAAATCCATTAACGAACAAAGAGCTGGAACTGATGAACGCCTATTGGCGGGCGTGTAATTATCTTTCCGTGGGCATGATCTATCTCAAAGACAACCCTCTGCTCAGGGAGCCCCTGAAGCCGGAGCATGTGAAGCACCGGCTGCTCGGCCACTGGGGCGCGAGTCCTGCGCTATCTTTCGTTTGGGTGCATCTCAACCGGATGATCGTCAAGCATGATCTCAACGTGATCTTTGTGGCCGGGCCTGGCCACGGCGCGCCCGGAGTGCTGGGGCCGGCATATCTCGAAGGCACCTACTCCGAGATCTATCCGGACAAGAGCGAGGATGCGGATGGGATGCAGAAGTTCTTTAAGCAATTCTCCTTCCCCGGCCATATCGGAAGCCACGTCACTCCGGAAACCCCTGGTTCCATCCACGAGGGCGGAGAACTTGGCTACAGTCTCTCGCACGCTTACGGCATGGCGCTCGACAACCCGGATCTCATCGTCGCCTGCGTGGTGGGTGACGGCGAGGCGGAAACCGGACCACTCGCTACCGCGTGGCATTCCAACAAGTTTATCAATCCGGTGCGCGACGGCGCAGTGCTGCCAATCCTGAACCTCAATGGCTATAAGATCGCAAACCCAACGATCCTTGCACGGATTAGCCACGAGGAGTTGGAAGCATTGTTTGTCGGCTACGGCTACAAGCCCTATTTCGTTGAAGGGAGCGACCCTGCTGAGATGCATAAAAAGATGGCGGTTACGCTGGAAGAGACAATCGGCGAGATCCGTGCCCAGCAGAAAACGGCACGGGAATCGAATAACCCCTTCCGCCCGCACTGGCCCATGATCGTGCTGCGTTCCCCTAAGGGCTGGACCGGACCGAAGGAGATAAAAGGACACAAAGTGGAAGGTTTCTGGCGCTCGCATCAGGTGCCCTTTGCCGACGTGCGCGACAATCCGGAGAATTTAAAGCTTCTGGAAGACTGGATGCGCAGCTACAAGCCCGAGGAACTGTTCGATGCGGGCGGCAAGCTCGCGCCAGAACTCAAGGCTCTGGCGCCCAGGGGGAATCGGCGCATGAGCGCCAACCCGCATGCCAACGGCGGACTCCTGCGCAAAGAACTCAAGCTTCCTGATTTTCGCAAATACGCTGTAGAAGTGTCTTCCCGCGGTACAGTGCAATACGAGAACACCAAACCCCTCGGCGAGTACCTGCGCGACGTGATGAAGAACAACATGACAAGCTTCCGCGTCTTTGGCCCGGACGAGACAGCATCTAACCGGCTCCAGGCTATCTACGAGGTGAGCAAGAAGACCTGGATGGCGGATATGTTGCCGGAGGATGCCGACGGCGGCGAGCTCGCTCGTGATGGCCGCGTTATGGAGATGCTTTCCGAGCACACACTCATCGGCTGGCTGGAAGGATATCTGCTTACGGGGCGCCACGGATTTTTTCATACCTATGAAGCCTTTGCCCACGTTATCGATTCCATGTTCAATCAGCACGCCAAATGGCTGGACATCTGCAAAAACCACGTGCCGTGGCGGGCATCGGTCGCTTCCGAGAATATCCTGCTGTCGTCCACGGTCTGGCGCCAGGACCACAACGGATTTTCTCATCAGGACCCTGGATTCATTGACCTTGTAACCAACAAGAGCCCGTCGGTCACGCGTATCTATCTGCCGCCCGACGCCAATACGCTCTTGGCTGTCGCCGATCACTGCCTGCGCAGCACCGACTATATCAACGTCATCGTTGCCGACAAGCAGAAGCATCTGCAGTTTACTGCTATAGACGAGGCGATCGTTCACTGCGCCAAAGGCCTCGGTATCTGGGGACGGGCGAGCACTGATGCGGGCGAGGAGCCGGATGTAGTTTTAGCTTCCTGCGGCGACGTTGCCACCATGGAGGCGTTAGCCGCAGCCGCCATCTTGCGCGAGCGGGTGCCGGATTTGAAGCTGCGCTTCGTCAACGTGGTGGATCTGTTCAAGCTGCAGCCAGCATCTGAGCATCCGCACGGATCAACGGAGCGCGAGTTCGATAGCCTGTTCACCACGGACAAGCCCATCATCTTTAATTTCCACGGCTATCCGTGGCTCATCCATAAGCTCTCGTACCGTTTCAGGGGACATGATAACCTGCACGTGCGTGGTTACAAGGAAAAGGGCAACATCAATACTCCGCTCGAACTGGCGATGCTGAATGAAACATCACGTTTCCATCTGGTCATCGACATCATTGACCGGGTGCCGAAGCTGCGCACGAAGGCAGCGCATTTAAAGGAGCAAATGAAGAATGCCATCATAGATAACCTGCGCTACGCGCACGAGCAGGGCACAGACCGGCCGGAGATCGCCAATTGGACCTGGCCGTATTAG
- a CDS encoding efflux transporter outer membrane subunit, protein MCNNDAKPTIYGRHWAIAGTASLLSMVLALSGCAVGPDFVKPEAKIQENWSEKGDSRVATQAAVASQWWRAFNDLTLDQLIKLAYQQNLPLQITGLRILEARARLGIAIGQQFPQQQEVFGSATREGISENAPNSSFRDRNYWDYQVGFDAVWELDFWGKFRRDVQAAHASLIASEADYDDALVSLTAEVARTYTVIRTFEVLIELTRENVKLQEEGLKIAESRFRHGVVTELDVAQARTLLESTRASIPQLQSGLRQAQNALSTLLGQPPGAIQTFLNGQKGIPTAPAEVAVSVPAELLRRRPDIRSAELSAAAQCARIGIAKADLYPSFSLFGEIGFQSSSQGGVQSNNTHFDNIFDSGSFFYSFGPAVQWPFFNYGRIENNVRVQDARFQQLLVNYKNTVLRAAQESEDALIGFLKAQEATAFVQNSVNAAQRSVEIALVQYREGAVDYQRVLDTQRILLQEDVRLTETRSSIATNLIALYKALGGGWELRQGQPVIAESALTEMQKRTNWGRLLPPPSPKPEDLKPLPTRDVPVIKKPYW, encoded by the coding sequence ATGTGCAATAACGATGCAAAGCCAACGATATACGGAAGGCATTGGGCCATTGCGGGTACGGCTTCACTCCTGAGCATGGTATTGGCGCTGAGCGGGTGTGCGGTAGGACCCGACTTTGTGAAACCTGAAGCCAAAATTCAGGAAAACTGGAGCGAGAAAGGTGACTCACGGGTCGCAACTCAGGCTGCCGTTGCCAGCCAGTGGTGGAGAGCATTCAATGACCTGACATTAGATCAATTAATCAAACTCGCTTATCAGCAAAACCTTCCGTTGCAGATTACTGGTCTGAGAATTCTGGAAGCCCGTGCCCGGTTAGGTATTGCCATCGGCCAGCAGTTTCCCCAGCAGCAAGAGGTATTTGGCAGTGCAACCAGGGAGGGTATTAGTGAAAATGCGCCCAATAGTTCTTTTAGGGACCGAAATTATTGGGATTATCAGGTTGGTTTTGATGCGGTCTGGGAATTGGATTTCTGGGGCAAGTTTCGGCGGGACGTGCAAGCAGCCCACGCCAGTTTGATTGCCTCGGAGGCTGACTACGATGACGCGCTTGTCTCGCTCACTGCGGAAGTCGCCCGCACCTATACGGTGATTCGAACCTTTGAGGTACTCATTGAACTAACCCGTGAAAACGTCAAACTTCAGGAGGAAGGGCTAAAGATTGCCGAGTCTCGTTTCCGCCACGGTGTCGTCACGGAACTGGATGTAGCGCAGGCCCGCACGTTATTAGAAAGTACCCGGGCTTCCATACCCCAGCTACAAAGCGGGCTGCGGCAGGCGCAAAACGCCTTGAGCACGCTGTTAGGGCAACCGCCGGGCGCAATTCAGACATTCCTGAACGGCCAGAAAGGGATTCCAACGGCGCCTGCGGAAGTGGCCGTCAGCGTACCGGCTGAATTGCTGCGGCGGCGTCCGGATATCCGGAGCGCGGAGCTTTCTGCCGCTGCACAGTGTGCCCGTATTGGCATTGCCAAAGCGGATCTCTATCCCAGTTTTTCGCTTTTTGGTGAGATCGGGTTTCAGAGCAGCAGCCAGGGTGGGGTGCAGTCCAACAATACGCACTTTGATAATATCTTTGACTCAGGCAGCTTCTTCTATTCCTTTGGCCCGGCGGTTCAGTGGCCCTTTTTCAATTACGGACGTATAGAGAACAATGTACGCGTCCAGGACGCACGGTTTCAGCAATTGCTCGTCAACTACAAAAACACTGTGCTTAGGGCAGCCCAGGAATCGGAAGACGCCTTGATTGGCTTTCTCAAAGCCCAGGAAGCCACAGCTTTTGTGCAAAACTCCGTAAATGCTGCCCAGAGATCGGTGGAGATAGCCTTGGTGCAATATCGGGAAGGCGCCGTGGATTATCAGCGCGTGTTAGATACGCAACGCATTTTATTACAGGAGGATGTCCGCTTGACCGAGACGCGCTCATCCATTGCCACGAATTTGATTGCCCTTTACAAGGCGTTGGGCGGGGGCTGGGAATTGCGCCAGGGCCAACCAGTTATTGCAGAAAGTGCGCTAACCGAGATGCAAAAACGGACCAACTGGGGCCGTTTGTTGCCGCCGCCGTCACCGAAACCGGAGGATTTAAAACCGCTGCCAACCCGGGATGTACCGGTTATAAAAAAGCCTTACTGGTAA
- a CDS encoding glucose-6-phosphate isomerase → MTRHIKPLSKRAAWKALNTHYKKVQSLHLRTLFADDPKRGERMVAEAAGIYLDYSKNRITDETLKLLVQLAEESGLREQIDAMFRGEKINITENRAVLHVALRAPRGITILSDGKNVVPEVHAVLDKMTDFSNRVRQGTWRGHTGKSIRNIVNIGIGGSDLGPVMAYEALRHYSDRRMTFRFVSNIDGTDFAEAVQDLDPEQTLFIVSSKTFTTLETMTNAQTARVWLLKGLDGDEKAIAKHFVAVSTNEAEVAKFGIDTANMFGFWDWVGGRYSMDSAIGLSTMLAIGPDNFSAMLDGFHQMDEHFRNTPFDRNLPVLMALLTIWYTDFFDAHTIAVLPYEQYLNRFPAYLQQLTMESNGKYITLDGVKVDYQTSPVYWGEPGTNGQHSFYQLIHQGTRLIPCDFIAFDTSLNPLGRHHDLLMANVFAQAEALAFGKTAEQVKAEGTPNWLVPHRVFEGNRTSNIIMADRLSPEILGKLVALYEHCVFTQGVIWQIDSFDQWGVELGKVLAQRIIPELESKSEPELAHDSSTNNLIRRYRRNKS, encoded by the coding sequence ATGACAAGACACATTAAGCCGCTCAGCAAACGTGCGGCATGGAAAGCACTGAACACCCACTACAAAAAAGTTCAATCCCTGCATCTTCGCACGCTTTTCGCCGACGACCCAAAACGCGGCGAGCGTATGGTCGCCGAGGCAGCAGGCATTTACCTGGATTACTCGAAAAATCGCATTACCGATGAAACTCTCAAACTCCTTGTTCAATTGGCTGAGGAATCCGGCCTGCGCGAGCAAATTGACGCCATGTTTCGCGGGGAGAAGATAAACATCACGGAGAACCGGGCCGTTTTGCATGTGGCACTTCGAGCCCCACGGGGGATAACTATTCTCTCTGATGGCAAAAATGTGGTACCTGAGGTCCATGCAGTACTCGACAAGATGACTGACTTTTCCAACCGCGTCAGGCAAGGCACATGGAGAGGCCATACGGGGAAATCCATACGTAACATCGTCAATATCGGCATCGGGGGCTCGGACCTTGGGCCGGTAATGGCCTATGAGGCGCTCAGGCATTACAGCGACCGCCGCATGACCTTCCGGTTTGTTTCAAACATCGACGGCACTGATTTCGCAGAAGCAGTTCAAGACCTCGACCCCGAACAGACTCTTTTTATCGTCTCTTCAAAAACATTTACCACATTAGAGACCATGACGAATGCCCAAACCGCCCGTGTGTGGTTGCTGAAAGGGCTTGATGGAGATGAAAAGGCCATAGCGAAGCACTTTGTCGCTGTTTCGACGAACGAGGCCGAGGTGGCGAAGTTTGGCATCGATACGGCTAATATGTTCGGATTCTGGGATTGGGTCGGCGGGCGGTATTCGATGGACTCTGCGATCGGCCTTTCGACGATGCTTGCCATCGGTCCGGACAACTTCAGCGCGATGCTGGACGGATTCCATCAGATGGATGAGCATTTTCGTAACACGCCGTTTGATCGCAACCTGCCTGTGCTTATGGCTTTGCTGACCATCTGGTATACCGATTTTTTTGATGCCCATACTATTGCAGTTTTGCCCTACGAGCAGTACCTCAACCGTTTTCCGGCATATCTTCAACAATTGACCATGGAGAGTAATGGCAAATATATTACGCTTGATGGAGTCAAGGTTGACTATCAGACCAGCCCGGTCTACTGGGGCGAACCGGGCACCAACGGCCAGCACTCTTTCTATCAGTTGATTCATCAGGGGACTCGGCTTATTCCCTGTGATTTTATAGCATTCGATACATCGCTTAACCCTCTTGGCCGCCACCACGATCTGTTGATGGCGAATGTTTTTGCTCAGGCCGAGGCGCTGGCCTTCGGCAAGACGGCGGAACAGGTAAAGGCCGAAGGAACACCGAACTGGCTCGTGCCGCATCGGGTTTTTGAGGGTAACCGGACGTCGAACATAATCATGGCAGACCGGCTTTCGCCAGAAATACTGGGCAAACTCGTTGCCCTCTATGAACATTGTGTCTTCACCCAGGGTGTTATCTGGCAGATTGACTCATTCGACCAGTGGGGTGTCGAACTGGGCAAGGTGCTGGCTCAGCGCATCATCCCCGAACTTGAGAGCAAATCGGAACCTGAGCTTGCCCATGACAGTTCGACAAACAATCTGATACGTCGCTATCGCAGGAACAAATCATGA